GTCGATGGAGGCTGGTCTTGAGGGCGCTTTACCGAGAGAGTCTGAAGGAGGTGGTGGCAATGGCGCAGCGTTTGCTTCTCCGATACGCAGCAAAGTTAGGGTGAGCTGTGCATTTGTCGGGACACCCTTGAAGAGAGAACTGTGGAATATCAGCAATTGTCCATATTCTTGTGGCAGAGACATACTTCTGCAGTTGAGACAACTCCTTCCAGTGTGGATATTCGCGGTCCAGATACTGGATGCCACGCTGGATAATGGGGTCTCCgaagaagccaaagccagcgaACAAGGTGCTCATCTTGGTGAATACATAGCTGGATGTTAGAATGGCCGCCAGGAGCCCAGATACCAGCACGCCAACCAGGCGCAGACGGGGCGTCATCATCGAAAACGGAGGCGTGGGCGACAGCGCACTGCCAACTATCAGCAAAATTATCGAACATatcaagaagaaaacatacTTCCCAAACCGCTCCCAGGTATCAATCACATCAGCCATGACCCGCATCGCCTGGTCCGCGCCATTAAGAACGGTCTGCCGCATCGGATCTCGTGTCTTATCATGGTCATCAGAGGGATCCTCGCCCTTCGCCGCGGCCTGCGCATCAGCGGCTTTAGAGACGATATCCATCGCATCCGGGACTTGGTCCTCCATCGGAGCATCCTGGGGTGTCCCTTGGTCATGTTTACCAGCGGCACTCCCCACGGCCACAGTAGCAACGCTGGCAATTAGGTTGCTGGCTTCTTGCTCGGCTGCCTCGCCCTTGAATTTCTCCGGTGCGCCTGTTACGCTGTCGTGGGAGCCTAGAACCCCAGCCTTGGGTTTCTGGACGCCGCCTGTTTCTGTGTTGACCAACGCAATAGGCGCAGGAGGGAATAGCAGTTTTCGTGATTGAGGGAAGACGACCAAGACGATTAGCGCGGTGAATACTGTAGGAAGTAGGATGTCCAAGAGACATGCTATGAAGTAGACCTGTCGACTTGGATTAGCTGCCTGGTTAGCCATACATCTAGGATATGGGAGATACCGAGCAGAAAGCGGTCGTCCGACGGGGCTCTCTCCACGAGCGCAATCTCGCGATATGTTTAACAAAGGCCGTTAGACCAATAACAATGGTTGTATAGAACCGCTCCAGCGTCGCGCGGAGCTTATCCGGAGAAAAGTGATCATCCTCTGCACGATTCAGATCGAGTCTCTGCAACGGGGCATCAGGGACGGA
Above is a window of Aspergillus puulaauensis MK2 DNA, chromosome 2, nearly complete sequence DNA encoding:
- a CDS encoding DUF3292 domain-containing protein (COG:S;~EggNog:ENOG410PJJS;~InterPro:IPR021709;~PFAM:PF11696;~TransMembrane:2 (o174-198i361-380o)), translated to MSDVPDSLAQDRPGHQKIDDAFEGKTKAQKEAKLAESSASGPTDSHILSQVNPDEEAKGLAHKAGEDNQLSDIGWGRSDVIEERIVQGLSNEDLFLLIRRFNKQIYNVKSVPDAPLQRLDLNRAEDDHFSPDKLRATLERFYTTIVIGLTAFVKHIARLRSWREPRRTTAFCSVYFIACLLDILLPTVFTALIVLVVFPQSRKLLFPPAPIALVNTETGGVQKPKAGVLGSHDSVTGAPEKFKGEAAEQEASNLIASVATVAVGSAAGKHDQGTPQDAPMEDQVPDAMDIVSKAADAQAAAKGEDPSDDHDKTRDPMRQTVLNGADQAMRVMADVIDTWERFGNALSPTPPFSMMTPRLRLVGVLVSGLLAAILTSSYVFTKMSTLFAGFGFFGDPIIQRGIQYLDREYPHWKELSQLQNSLFKGVPTNAQLTLTLLRIGEANAAPLPPPPSDSLGKAPSRPASIDHKQLAIGATSEEIDRAAAPEPKHHHDHHHHEKADEQHSKETDKHSHKEKKPLSAKVLSFFRGTTAASIESKLAVSRARAEVPVLGTSHAKNQKGVLQKKGLEILPSGPVEFDARYHGHRGMAILDSSHEPPVLYFTTDSTAQLGDYRLESRKKGSVYFDIPVTDIREMRKIGGMGWKGKLVTGWAVGGKEVVDGIVVTGKQADQTFRLTAMGKRDELFNRLAAIDGQVWQSF